A single Primulina eburnea isolate SZY01 chromosome 11, ASM2296580v1, whole genome shotgun sequence DNA region contains:
- the LOC140805361 gene encoding uncharacterized protein, with protein sequence MIANTLLGIVHCDPAYEIKYVRESIKEKYGYDISYAKACQSLKCAVEVVYGTWESSVTLLPKYMGALSKYNPGTVVEWKHLRSYDHPHKVLNFVFCAFRPCIDGFQHCRNVISVDSTHMYIKYKHKLLIAVTLDANNQVLPLAFALVDEENYKSWH encoded by the coding sequence ATGATAGCCAATACACTTTTGGGAATCGTGCATTGTGATCCTGCATACGAAATCAAATATGTGCGAGAAagtattaaagaaaaatatgggTATGATATATCGTATGCTAAGGCATGTCAGAGTTTGAAATGCGCGGTGGAGGTAGTCTATGGCACATGGGAAAGCTCTGTAACTTTGCTTCCTAAATATATGGGAGCTTTGTCGAAGTACAATCCAGGAACTGTTGTAGAATGGAAGCATCTTCGATCGTATGACCATCCACATaaagttttgaactttgtgtttTGTGCATTCAGACCATGTATAGATGGTTTTCAGCATTGTCGCAACGTAATCAGTGTAGACAGTACCCATATGTACATCAAATATAAGCACAAACTACTCATTGCAGTAACATTGGATGCCAATAACCAGGTTTTGCCGCTAGCCTTTGCGCTTGTTGATGAAGAAAATTACAAGTCTTGGCATTAG
- the LOC140805360 gene encoding serine/threonine-protein phosphatase 7 long form homolog, which translates to MADNRNPEDLSVLYLQATHMSSRVSSLTVDDIVKVKRSDNLIWKLYTDNYLHRRVLSYLNHMGFYGVLECGSQVIDNHLITALVERWRRETHTFHFTCGEATVTLQDVSIIWGLTIDGEAVTGVDVSHKVEEWQHICLDMLGFLPESKYLKGGHLSMTALHDHCISNLVNDETSEVDVVKFTRCVALMIIGGIMFPDYQGGSARLIFLQLLRDLDNVKSYSWGSAVLAFLYRELCNATRVEKSTMAGPLYLLQVSLM; encoded by the coding sequence atggcaGATAATAGAAATCCAGAAGATCTGAGTGTCCTATATTTACAGGCGACCCATATGTCATCAAGAGTATCTTCGTTAACCGTTGATGATATTGTCAAAGTGAAAAGGTCAGACAATTTGATTTGGAAGTTATATACCGATAATTACTTACACAGGCGTGTATTGtcatatttaaatcatatggGTTTTTATGGAGTTTTGGAATGTGGCTCGCAAGTTATTGATAATCATTTGATTACTGCGCTTGTTGAACGTTGGAGACGTGAGACACACACGTTTCACTTTACATGTGGTGAAGCAACAGTTACATTACAAGATGTTTCAATAATTTGGGGTCTGACAATTGATGGTGAAGCAGTAACCGGAGTAGACGTGTCGCATAAAGTGGAGGAATGGCAACACATatgtttggatatgttgggattTTTGCCAGaatcaaaatatttgaaaggtgGTCATCTGTCTATGACAGCACTACATGATCATTGTATATCTAACCTTGTCAATGATGAAACTTCAGAGGTAGATGTTGTGAAATTTACTCGTTGTGTTGCGTTAATGATTATTGGAGGAATAATGTTCCCTGATTATCAAGGAGGGTCAGCTAGACTAATTTTTTTGCAACTGTTACGAGATCTTGATAACGTGAAGTCTTATAGTTGGGGTAGTGCAGTTTTAGCGTTTCTATATCGTGAGTTGTGTAACGCGACACGTGTAGAGAAGTCTACAATGGCTGGACCTTTATATCTCCTGCAGGTATCATTAATGTGA